Proteins from a genomic interval of Hornefia porci:
- a CDS encoding 2-oxoacid:acceptor oxidoreductase family protein encodes MENGKKTVEIRWHGRGGQGAKTACLLLADAAFSSGKHVQGFPEYGPERMGAPITAYNRISDTENLVHSNIYHPDYVVVVDETLLHSVDVTAGLSEDGAIIINSTREPEELREQLKGYKGKVCAVDAEKISLETLGKNFPNTPMLAATVKVSNVIDNKKFLHDMEGSFRHKFATKPNVIDGNMKALRMSMEQVKVG; translated from the coding sequence ATGGAAAACGGAAAGAAAACAGTAGAGATCAGATGGCACGGAAGAGGCGGACAGGGCGCTAAGACCGCATGTCTGCTTCTGGCAGACGCGGCGTTCAGCTCCGGAAAGCATGTGCAGGGATTCCCGGAATACGGTCCGGAGAGAATGGGCGCGCCGATCACCGCCTACAACAGAATCTCCGACACGGAAAATCTGGTGCACTCCAATATCTATCATCCGGATTACGTGGTGGTGGTCGATGAGACGCTGCTTCATTCAGTGGATGTTACGGCGGGGCTGTCGGAGGACGGAGCCATCATCATCAACAGCACGCGGGAACCGGAGGAGCTGAGGGAGCAGCTGAAGGGCTACAAAGGAAAGGTCTGCGCGGTGGATGCGGAAAAGATTTCACTGGAGACACTGGGAAAGAATTTCCCGAATACCCCGATGCTGGCGGCGACCGTCAAGGTCAGCAATGTGATCGACAACAAAAAATTCCTTCACGATATGGAGGGTTCCTTCCGTCATAAATTCGCGACAAAGCCGAACGTTATCGACGGCAATATGAAGGCGCTGCGGATGTCGATGGAGCAGGTAAAAGTAGGATAA
- a CDS encoding VWA-like domain-containing protein gives MSYDLNRIGEEILLAVRNELYMNFPYMDTALCALSFVSGEEQKITTMASDGDALYYSGRWIADRYVRSRTGMNRGYLHVIFHCLLRHIGKAAGKDPVLWDIACDTAVEALLQELPYDCIAERDRMPVRQNFIAECSGEMKVVTAEGVYRKLLREERDRLQLGTLDAAFRVDDHRLWIPQNERQRRQQEQQDQKWDNMARRTMSLMKTMFRENMGRGREVMDRLEVAVRDDVDYRSFLRRFAAPREVMETDPDAFDYIYYTYGLELYGNMPLVEPLETREEKRIEDLVIAVDTSMSTSGETVRMFLACTYAILRSTETFTRKVNIHILQCDNKVRADDEIRDLDELREYMSRFRLKGGDTTDFRPVFEYVDELVAAGKFTSLRGLIYFTDGLGFYPRSRPAYETAFVFLGQPPASIPVPPWAIRLVLEIPDLQRTLERVEEEEPELTDWDELPRT, from the coding sequence TTGAGCTATGATTTGAACCGGATCGGAGAAGAGATTCTCCTGGCGGTCAGAAACGAATTATATATGAATTTTCCATACATGGATACTGCGCTGTGCGCCCTGTCCTTTGTTTCCGGCGAAGAACAGAAGATCACGACCATGGCTTCGGACGGAGACGCTCTCTATTACAGCGGCAGATGGATCGCGGACCGTTATGTCAGATCCAGAACCGGAATGAACAGGGGATATCTGCATGTGATCTTCCATTGTCTTCTGCGGCATATCGGAAAGGCAGCGGGAAAGGATCCGGTGCTGTGGGACATTGCCTGTGATACGGCTGTGGAGGCGCTGCTGCAGGAGCTCCCGTATGACTGTATCGCGGAGAGAGACAGAATGCCCGTCCGGCAGAATTTCATCGCGGAGTGCTCCGGAGAGATGAAGGTGGTGACTGCGGAAGGCGTCTACCGGAAACTGCTGAGAGAGGAGCGGGACCGCCTTCAGCTGGGAACTCTGGACGCTGCGTTCCGCGTGGATGATCACCGCCTCTGGATACCGCAGAATGAGCGGCAGCGTCGGCAGCAGGAGCAGCAGGATCAGAAGTGGGACAATATGGCGCGTCGGACCATGAGCTTGATGAAGACCATGTTCCGGGAGAATATGGGAAGAGGCCGTGAGGTCATGGATCGGCTTGAGGTCGCTGTTCGCGATGATGTGGATTACAGAAGCTTTCTGAGGCGGTTTGCGGCGCCGAGAGAGGTGATGGAGACGGATCCCGACGCCTTCGACTATATCTATTATACTTACGGACTGGAGCTCTACGGGAACATGCCGCTTGTGGAGCCGCTGGAAACCAGAGAGGAAAAGCGGATTGAGGATCTGGTCATCGCGGTGGACACCTCCATGTCCACATCGGGGGAAACGGTGCGGATGTTTCTGGCGTGTACCTACGCCATTCTGCGCAGTACGGAGACGTTTACCAGAAAGGTCAACATCCATATCCTGCAGTGTGACAACAAAGTCCGGGCAGATGACGAGATCCGCGACCTCGATGAGCTGCGGGAATATATGAGCCGCTTCCGGCTGAAGGGAGGAGATACCACGGATTTCCGCCCGGTATTCGAATACGTGGACGAGCTGGTTGCGGCGGGGAAATTCACATCCCTCCGGGGGCTGATTTACTTTACGGACGGGCTCGGCTTCTATCCGCGGAGTCGTCCGGCTTACGAGACTGCGTTCGTGTTTCTGGGGCAGCCGCCGGCTTCGATTCCGGTGCCGCCCTGGGCGATCCGCCTGGTGCTGGAGATACCTGACCTGCAGCGGACACTGGAGCGCGTGGAGGAAGAGGAACCGGAGCTGACGGACTGGGATGAACTGCCCCGGACATGA
- a CDS encoding polysaccharide pyruvyl transferase family protein, with amino-acid sequence MTKILMRGNCSPLSNPTISELIRDNTIGSNSGNMIFQASVMRALMKKDTQIDFINTRNEGFRDHEIDRLKNQYDCFVIPLANAFRTGFLTELTNLRRMVKRLELPCVVIGVGCQANLNGKFSTRPEVDEQAKLFVSSVLEHSATIGIRGEYTAKYLNHLGFSEGRHFEIIGCPSMFMFGENLPAPRPHGLTPRSRINFNRKLALPAAVHHLLERLLQPFEDYWFVPQNYDDFKLLYAGKSIDKLNADKDAGTYPLTKDDPICRAGRIRGFLNVPSWIDFMKKGDFTFGTRIHGNIISVLSGVPTYIFAPDMRVLELAEYHNLPHRTIREAYDIRDLFTLYDETDFSSVIRGHRERFAHYVDFLNENGLPHIWDGSEQYRGNQTPYDLAVRRTRFHAPVKPYVTHNRLKRRLISRAYGQAQKERKEIIQARKKMDADL; translated from the coding sequence ATGACCAAAATTCTGATGAGGGGCAACTGCTCCCCGCTTTCCAACCCGACGATCAGCGAGCTGATCCGGGACAACACGATAGGATCGAATTCCGGAAATATGATTTTCCAGGCCTCAGTCATGCGGGCGCTGATGAAGAAGGACACACAGATCGATTTCATCAATACGCGGAACGAGGGCTTCCGCGATCATGAAATCGACCGGCTGAAGAATCAGTACGACTGCTTTGTGATTCCTCTGGCCAATGCGTTCCGAACCGGATTTCTGACGGAGCTGACGAATCTTCGCCGCATGGTGAAACGTCTGGAGCTCCCCTGCGTCGTCATCGGCGTCGGCTGTCAGGCGAATCTGAACGGTAAATTTTCCACCCGGCCGGAGGTGGACGAGCAGGCGAAGCTTTTCGTGAGCTCTGTGCTGGAGCATTCCGCGACCATCGGCATCCGCGGCGAATATACGGCGAAATATCTGAATCACCTCGGCTTTTCGGAAGGCCGCCACTTCGAGATCATCGGATGTCCGTCCATGTTCATGTTCGGCGAGAATCTTCCTGCGCCGCGCCCGCACGGCCTCACGCCCCGCAGCCGGATCAATTTCAACCGCAAGCTGGCGCTGCCCGCTGCAGTACATCATCTTCTCGAACGGCTGCTTCAGCCCTTTGAGGATTACTGGTTCGTGCCGCAGAACTACGATGATTTCAAGCTCCTGTACGCAGGAAAATCCATCGACAAGCTTAACGCCGATAAGGATGCGGGAACTTATCCGCTCACAAAGGACGATCCGATCTGCAGGGCAGGCCGGATCCGCGGGTTCCTGAACGTTCCCTCCTGGATTGATTTCATGAAAAAAGGCGACTTCACCTTCGGCACCAGAATCCACGGAAACATCATCAGCGTGCTGTCCGGCGTTCCCACCTATATCTTCGCACCGGATATGCGCGTTCTGGAGCTGGCTGAATATCACAACCTTCCGCACAGGACAATCCGGGAAGCATACGATATCCGGGATCTTTTCACACTCTATGACGAGACGGATTTTTCCTCCGTCATCCGCGGACACCGTGAGCGATTCGCTCATTATGTGGATTTTCTGAACGAAAACGGTCTCCCGCACATCTGGGACGGCTCTGAGCAGTACCGCGGAAACCAGACGCCTTACGACCTCGCGGTTCGCCGCACACGTTTCCACGCTCCGGTGAAGCCCTACGTCACGCACAACCGGCTGAAGCGCAGACTGATCAGCCGCGCCTACGGTCAGGCACAGAAGGAAAGAAAGGAAATAATCCAGGCGAGAAAGAAAATGGACGCCGACCTGTAG
- a CDS encoding RNA-binding protein, with the protein MWTGSGKSFWSAASRNVMKKEEQLILAQAEDKIEQSRTRGYITWTPFLDSHLQSVLRKAFAREDTGVSLEFYGGYDDAERVILACVPPYLQLEDAEPLTVLRASRVKAGGRPLTHRDYLGSLTGLGIRREMTGDILVREDGADIIVLREIAEFILSNYSKAGKTELSVEQKSIGELIVPPVRSVTARVTVASMRLDNILSSGFGISRTKAGAAVRTGLVFVNHTEAEKPDMNIGEGDLVTMRRSGRIRVTQVGGRSRKDRVYVTLEKYGR; encoded by the coding sequence ATGTGGACCGGAAGTGGGAAGAGCTTCTGGAGCGCTGCGAGTAGGAATGTCATGAAGAAGGAAGAACAGCTGATCCTCGCTCAGGCAGAGGACAAGATCGAACAGAGCCGTACCCGGGGATATATCACCTGGACGCCTTTTCTGGACAGTCACCTTCAGTCTGTTCTGCGGAAGGCGTTCGCCCGGGAGGATACCGGAGTGTCGCTGGAATTTTACGGGGGATATGACGACGCAGAGAGGGTGATCCTGGCCTGCGTTCCGCCGTATCTGCAGCTGGAGGATGCAGAACCTCTGACCGTGCTTCGGGCGTCCCGGGTGAAGGCCGGAGGGAGGCCGCTGACACACAGAGATTATCTGGGCTCCCTCACAGGTCTCGGTATTCGCAGAGAAATGACCGGAGACATTCTGGTTCGCGAGGACGGAGCCGATATCATCGTTCTCCGGGAGATTGCGGAATTTATCCTCAGCAATTACAGCAAAGCCGGAAAAACAGAGCTCTCCGTGGAACAGAAATCCATCGGAGAGCTTATCGTTCCGCCGGTGCGAAGCGTGACGGCCCGCGTCACTGTGGCTTCCATGCGGCTGGATAATATTTTGTCGTCCGGGTTCGGGATTTCCCGAACAAAGGCAGGTGCGGCAGTCCGCACCGGACTGGTCTTTGTGAATCATACGGAGGCGGAAAAACCGGATATGAACATCGGGGAGGGGGATCTCGTCACGATGCGCAGAAGCGGGAGAATCCGGGTCACGCAGGTCGGAGGCCGCTCCCGGAAAGACCGCGTTTATGTGACGCTGGAGAAATACGGACGATAA
- a CDS encoding 4Fe-4S binding protein — protein MFRSAKDINERSTWQELTPGAEIYEPATSKLVMTGEWRTMTPVFDPERCKQCMLCVPYCPDASIPVKDGKRTDTDLDHCKGCGICAKVCPFEAIRMELGGK, from the coding sequence ATGTTCAGATCAGCAAAAGATATCAATGAGAGGAGCACCTGGCAGGAGCTGACGCCGGGAGCGGAAATTTATGAACCGGCGACTTCAAAGCTTGTGATGACCGGCGAATGGAGAACCATGACTCCGGTGTTCGACCCGGAGCGCTGCAAGCAGTGTATGCTTTGCGTTCCTTATTGCCCGGACGCGTCGATTCCGGTGAAGGACGGAAAGAGAACGGATACGGACCTGGATCACTGCAAGGGCTGCGGGATATGCGCAAAGGTCTGTCCCTTTGAAGCAATCAGAATGGAGCTGGGAGGAAAGTAA
- a CDS encoding PhzF family phenazine biosynthesis protein: MRFQIVDAFTDTLFGGNPAGVVVIPDGKDYPEDEVMRRTAAELRYSETAFVRREGDGIFRTRYFTPAAEVELCGHATIGSAYALMQLGMARLGNTIRYETLAGPIDIALQENSILMDMADPKAYGVIEGDEAVRELYRIMGISAEGQGVWSKNPSVQLKPEKISTGLIDIMLPVKDEEELERIAPDFPALTELSRKYEVVGVHAFTVNGKDGLIHARNFAPLYDIDEEAATGTSNGALAYYLYRYGVLTADVVNTVIQGEKMGRPSRVDTRIVMQGGQPGVKVGGLAVTLAEGEINI, translated from the coding sequence ATGAGATTTCAGATTGTTGATGCTTTTACGGACACGCTGTTCGGCGGCAATCCCGCCGGAGTTGTGGTGATTCCTGACGGAAAGGATTATCCGGAGGATGAGGTGATGCGCAGGACGGCAGCGGAGCTTCGATATTCGGAGACCGCTTTTGTGAGGCGAGAGGGAGACGGTATTTTTCGGACCCGGTACTTCACGCCCGCCGCAGAGGTGGAACTGTGCGGTCATGCGACCATCGGGTCTGCCTATGCGCTGATGCAGCTCGGAATGGCGCGGCTGGGAAACACAATCCGCTATGAGACGCTGGCCGGACCCATTGACATCGCGCTGCAGGAAAACAGCATTCTGATGGACATGGCGGATCCGAAGGCTTATGGAGTCATCGAGGGTGACGAGGCAGTGAGAGAGCTGTATCGCATTATGGGAATTTCAGCAGAAGGACAGGGCGTCTGGTCGAAGAACCCGTCCGTACAGCTGAAGCCGGAAAAAATATCCACGGGACTGATCGACATCATGCTCCCGGTGAAGGACGAGGAGGAGCTGGAACGCATCGCTCCGGATTTCCCTGCGCTGACAGAGCTTTCCAGAAAGTATGAGGTGGTGGGAGTTCATGCGTTCACTGTCAACGGAAAGGACGGTCTTATTCACGCACGGAACTTCGCGCCTCTGTATGATATTGATGAAGAGGCCGCTACGGGAACCTCCAACGGAGCGCTTGCTTATTATCTCTACCGGTACGGCGTTCTGACGGCGGATGTGGTGAATACGGTGATCCAGGGAGAGAAAATGGGAAGGCCCTCCAGGGTTGACACCCGGATTGTGATGCAGGGCGGGCAGCCCGGCGTTAAAGTCGGCGGCCTGGCTGTCACGCTGGCGGAGGGTGAGATTAACATCTGA
- a CDS encoding ATP-binding protein — MAMNIKQAKQEIEDTLRAYLAKDELGNYRIPSKRQRPVLLMGPPGIGKTQIMEQIVAETGVGLVAYTVTHHTRQSAVGLPFIVHEDYNGEEVSVTRYTMSEILASVYDLMEQTGLEQGILFLDEINCVSETLTPVMLQFLQYKTFGNRKLPEGWLIVAAGNPPEYNRSARAFDVVTLDRVKYIEVEEDFEIWKEYAWRNGLHGAVISYLDIRKENFYRIENTVDGTHFVTARGWEDLSEMIQACEQIGVRVDRQVIEQYIQMPDIARDFAGYLDLYYKYQSTYHVEEILRGRWEPVTVRTMQTAPFDEKLSVMGLLFARLSEAAGNTRREDILADRLHQDLIRFRDESEDVDMGDRRMEELAAAHRKQMRLDAEANRLSGEERDLRQREVNTLEKYAEKLRQEKELTGKDAVMELVRQMFQEILDRRQNLIDDTGIRFDNAFRFLEASVGQRQEMVIFVTQITAGFDTSWFVENFGCDAYYRHNRELLFDDVEQRIRGEIQAAREQPGDRRENL; from the coding sequence ATGGCAATGAACATAAAACAGGCAAAGCAGGAGATAGAGGATACGCTCAGAGCCTATCTGGCAAAGGATGAGCTGGGGAATTACCGGATTCCGTCGAAGCGGCAGAGACCGGTGCTGCTGATGGGACCTCCCGGAATCGGGAAAACACAGATTATGGAACAGATCGTAGCGGAGACCGGCGTGGGGCTGGTGGCGTATACGGTGACTCATCACACCCGTCAGAGCGCGGTCGGGCTTCCTTTTATCGTGCATGAGGACTACAACGGGGAGGAGGTATCTGTCACCCGGTACACAATGAGTGAAATTCTCGCCTCTGTTTATGACCTTATGGAGCAGACCGGCCTGGAGCAGGGAATCCTGTTTCTGGACGAGATCAACTGTGTGTCGGAGACTCTGACTCCGGTGATGCTGCAGTTCCTTCAGTACAAAACCTTCGGGAACCGGAAGCTGCCGGAGGGATGGCTCATTGTCGCGGCGGGAAATCCGCCGGAGTATAACCGGTCTGCCCGTGCGTTCGATGTGGTGACGCTGGATCGTGTGAAATATATCGAGGTGGAGGAGGATTTTGAGATCTGGAAGGAATACGCGTGGCGCAACGGGCTTCACGGTGCGGTGATCAGTTATCTGGATATCCGGAAGGAGAATTTCTACCGCATTGAAAATACCGTGGACGGGACGCATTTTGTGACGGCCAGAGGCTGGGAGGACCTCAGTGAGATGATTCAGGCCTGCGAGCAGATCGGGGTCAGGGTGGACCGTCAGGTTATCGAGCAATATATTCAGATGCCGGATATCGCCCGCGACTTTGCGGGGTATCTGGATCTGTACTACAAATATCAGAGCACTTATCATGTCGAGGAAATTCTGCGTGGACGCTGGGAGCCGGTGACTGTGCGGACGATGCAGACCGCGCCCTTTGACGAAAAGCTGTCGGTGATGGGACTGCTGTTTGCCAGACTGTCGGAGGCCGCCGGAAATACGAGGCGTGAGGATATTCTGGCGGACCGTCTGCATCAGGATCTGATCCGGTTCCGCGATGAATCGGAGGACGTCGACATGGGTGACCGGCGGATGGAAGAACTGGCCGCCGCCCACCGGAAACAGATGCGTCTGGACGCGGAGGCAAACCGTCTCTCCGGGGAGGAACGGGATCTGCGGCAGAGAGAGGTGAACACGCTGGAGAAATATGCGGAGAAGCTCCGGCAGGAAAAGGAACTGACCGGGAAGGATGCGGTAATGGAACTTGTGCGACAGATGTTTCAGGAGATTCTCGACCGGCGCCAGAATCTGATCGACGATACCGGCATCCGGTTCGACAACGCTTTCCGGTTCCTGGAGGCCTCTGTGGGACAGCGGCAGGAGATGGTCATCTTTGTGACGCAGATCACGGCAGGGTTCGATACCAGCTGGTTTGTGGAGAATTTCGGATGCGACGCGTATTATCGCCATAATCGGGAACTCCTGTTTGACGATGTGGAACAGCGGATTCGCGGAGAGATTCAGGCTGCCCGTGAGCAGCCCGGAGATAGGAGGGAAAACTTATGA
- a CDS encoding thiamine pyrophosphate-dependent enzyme, whose protein sequence is MGYSLREELNKQPRLAPGHRLCAGCGAGAAVQGVLRALDEGDKAVVSNATSCLEVSTFIYPNTAYEDSYIHSAFENAAATTGGVETAYRVLKKRGKLKENFKFICFGGDGGTYDIGLQSLSGAMERGHDMVYVCYDNEAYMNTGIQRSSATPRFADATTTPVGTESYGKRQNKKDLTQIIAAHGIPYAAQTTMIGDFRDLHNKAHRAIYTEGPCFLNILAPCPRGWRYNMEDMAEICKKAVDTCAWPMYEIVEGRWHLTYEPKKKLPIEEFLKMQGRFRHMFRPGNEWMLEEAQQYVDRKWEELLERCE, encoded by the coding sequence ATGGGATACAGTCTTAGAGAAGAATTGAATAAACAGCCCCGTCTGGCACCGGGACACAGGCTGTGTGCCGGATGCGGTGCGGGAGCGGCGGTGCAGGGCGTGCTCCGTGCTCTCGACGAGGGGGACAAAGCAGTGGTCAGCAACGCGACCAGTTGTCTGGAGGTTTCTACCTTCATCTACCCGAATACGGCGTATGAGGACAGCTACATCCACAGCGCCTTTGAGAACGCCGCCGCGACGACAGGGGGTGTGGAAACCGCTTACCGTGTGCTGAAGAAAAGGGGAAAACTGAAGGAAAATTTCAAGTTCATCTGCTTCGGCGGCGACGGAGGAACCTACGATATCGGTCTTCAGTCTCTGTCCGGCGCGATGGAGAGAGGTCACGACATGGTTTACGTCTGCTACGATAATGAGGCGTACATGAATACAGGAATCCAGAGATCCTCTGCGACGCCCCGGTTCGCGGACGCCACGACGACGCCGGTCGGCACCGAGAGCTACGGCAAACGGCAGAACAAAAAAGATCTGACGCAGATCATCGCGGCGCACGGGATTCCGTATGCGGCGCAGACCACCATGATCGGCGATTTCCGTGACCTTCACAATAAAGCGCACAGGGCCATCTATACCGAGGGACCCTGCTTCCTGAACATTCTCGCGCCCTGTCCCAGAGGCTGGCGGTATAACATGGAGGATATGGCGGAGATCTGTAAAAAGGCTGTGGACACCTGTGCCTGGCCCATGTATGAAATCGTCGAAGGACGCTGGCATCTGACGTATGAACCGAAAAAGAAGCTTCCCATCGAGGAGTTCCTGAAAATGCAGGGGCGGTTCCGCCACATGTTCAGGCCGGGGAATGAATGGATGCTGGAAGAGGCGCAGCAGTATGTGGACCGGAAGTGGGAAGAGCTTCTGGAGCGCTGCGAGTAG
- a CDS encoding helix-turn-helix domain-containing protein yields MTKKYVSDNIHTEGGGSFDVLISNSSEYNEKKFPEAAGSISSWKLGVSHYTRLSVTDMTPSENMRVRFSFPDRSVIVLCFNLEGPMEWYCGNEDFVSALKPFECCVQFGIEKEGHVYFRRDTRHRHICVYLHDRNYPFLRAALERSGLRPDELPVESMQKYATSPGIQKTLTDIFSPPCSEAYRACYLEGKVLELISLFCGDILEKNNVAANISMDERACIQRAKEIIDEQYARPLTIKSLAKSCFISETRLKSGFKELFGSTVYEYLVDKRMEVAFDLLSSNQYNVQDVCWRVGYANGSHFSRQFRKKYGFNPGKIKSSD; encoded by the coding sequence ATGACAAAAAAATACGTAAGCGATAATATACACACAGAGGGCGGCGGGTCCTTTGATGTTCTGATATCAAACTCCAGCGAATACAATGAAAAAAAATTTCCCGAGGCGGCAGGTTCCATCTCCTCGTGGAAGCTCGGCGTCAGCCACTATACGCGCCTCAGCGTCACAGACATGACGCCTTCGGAGAATATGCGGGTCCGCTTCTCCTTTCCGGACAGAAGCGTCATTGTCCTTTGTTTCAACCTGGAAGGCCCGATGGAGTGGTACTGCGGGAACGAGGATTTTGTTTCCGCGCTGAAACCGTTTGAATGCTGCGTTCAGTTCGGCATCGAGAAGGAAGGACACGTTTACTTCCGGCGGGATACGAGGCACCGTCATATCTGCGTCTATCTGCACGACCGCAACTATCCGTTTCTGCGCGCTGCTCTGGAGCGTTCCGGGCTCCGTCCCGATGAGCTCCCGGTAGAATCAATGCAGAAGTACGCCACCAGCCCCGGGATTCAGAAGACTCTCACGGACATCTTCAGTCCGCCGTGCAGCGAGGCGTATCGCGCTTGTTATCTCGAGGGAAAGGTTCTGGAACTGATTTCCCTCTTCTGCGGCGATATCCTTGAGAAGAATAACGTTGCGGCGAACATCTCCATGGATGAACGGGCCTGCATCCAGCGGGCGAAGGAAATCATCGACGAGCAGTACGCCCGGCCCCTGACCATCAAGAGTCTTGCCAAGTCCTGTTTCATCAGCGAGACGCGCCTGAAGTCCGGATTCAAGGAGCTGTTCGGCTCCACAGTTTATGAATACCTCGTAGACAAAAGAATGGAGGTAGCATTTGATCTGCTGTCCTCCAATCAGTATAATGTTCAGGATGTATGCTGGCGCGTGGGATACGCCAACGGAAGTCATTTCTCCCGTCAGTTCCGGAAAAAATACGGTTTCAACCCCGGAAAAATCAAATCGTCAGACTGA
- the porA gene encoding pyruvate ferredoxin oxidoreductase, which yields MGTNTRLSGNEAVAYAMKQINPDVMGAFPITPSTEIPQYFASYIANGEVDTEFVPVESEHSAMSTCIGASAAGARAITATSSAGLAFMWELLYVAASSRLPIVMAVVNRALTGPININNDHSDSMGCRDTGWIQIYAENNQEVYDNYLQAMPIAEHCRLPVMICQDGFITSHALANIRLLEDEEVRSFVGEYNPEHYLLNPQEPLAVGPYGVSPYYMEIKKAQAEAMKDARERIRQVGKDFGELSGRFYDMIEEYRMEDAEFAVVVIGSSAGTGKAAVNMLRERGVKAGLVKLRVFRPFPREELAAALSGCRAVAVMDKAEGFSGCGGPVFAETRSALYDAERRPLMVNYVYGLGGRDVTTDTFETAFDALQKIAEDGHVGEKYRHIGVREE from the coding sequence ATGGGAACGAATACGAGATTAAGCGGCAATGAAGCCGTGGCATACGCGATGAAGCAGATCAATCCGGATGTGATGGGAGCATTTCCGATTACGCCCTCCACAGAGATTCCGCAGTATTTCGCATCATATATCGCAAACGGCGAGGTCGATACTGAATTTGTTCCGGTGGAGTCGGAGCATTCCGCGATGTCCACATGCATCGGAGCATCCGCGGCGGGAGCACGGGCGATTACCGCCACTTCCTCTGCCGGCCTGGCGTTTATGTGGGAACTGCTGTATGTAGCGGCGTCCAGCCGCCTGCCGATTGTGATGGCGGTGGTGAACCGGGCGCTGACCGGTCCTATTAACATCAACAACGACCACTCTGATTCCATGGGATGCAGAGATACCGGGTGGATTCAGATTTACGCGGAGAACAATCAGGAGGTCTATGACAACTATCTGCAGGCCATGCCCATTGCGGAGCATTGCAGACTTCCGGTCATGATCTGCCAGGACGGGTTCATTACCAGCCACGCGCTGGCGAACATCCGTCTGCTGGAGGATGAAGAGGTGCGGAGCTTTGTCGGAGAATATAATCCGGAGCATTACCTGCTGAATCCGCAGGAGCCGCTTGCGGTGGGCCCTTATGGCGTTTCACCGTATTATATGGAAATCAAGAAGGCGCAGGCAGAGGCCATGAAGGACGCCAGAGAGCGTATCCGTCAGGTGGGAAAGGACTTTGGAGAGCTTTCCGGACGATTCTATGACATGATTGAGGAGTACCGGATGGAGGATGCGGAATTCGCGGTGGTTGTCATCGGTTCCTCAGCGGGGACCGGAAAGGCGGCCGTCAATATGCTCCGGGAGCGCGGAGTGAAGGCGGGGCTGGTTAAGCTCCGTGTGTTCCGTCCCTTCCCGCGGGAAGAACTGGCGGCGGCACTGTCCGGATGCAGAGCGGTCGCGGTCATGGATAAGGCAGAGGGCTTTTCCGGCTGCGGAGGTCCGGTGTTTGCGGAGACCCGGTCGGCGCTGTATGATGCGGAGAGAAGACCGCTTATGGTGAACTATGTATACGGTCTGGGCGGACGCGATGTGACGACTGATACCTTTGAGACGGCGTTTGACGCACTGCAGAAGATCGCGGAAGACGGGCATGTCGGCGAGAAATACAGACATATCGGTGTCAGGGAGGAATAA